The Petropleomorpha daqingensis genome includes a window with the following:
- a CDS encoding formimidoylglutamate deiminase, whose translation MSSFWCERAWLPSGVADGVRVTESGGVITAVERREPGADDVRLRGLVLPGFADAHSHAFHRALRGRTAAGSGTFWTWREAMYRVAARLDPDSYLALARAAFAELALAGITCVGEFSYLHHDPAGRPYADPNAMSEALVQAAAEAGIRLTLLDTVYLAGGLSGEGHLPLDDVQRRFSDGSVAAWAARVAALPARPGLLIGAAVHSVRAVPAGALADVVEAAAGGPLHVHLSEQPAENEAARAFYGCTPTGLLAEHGVLGPGTTAVHATHLTDGDLALLGGSGTAVCACPSTEAELADGIGPFGRLRDAGSPLCVGSDSHAQADLLAEARSLESYSRLATGARGTFGPGELVDALTGAGHRALGWTDAGRLAVGCRADLVAVATDSPRTAGVAPDQLVLAATAADVTTVVADGRVVVDEGRHVLGDVGTLLRKAVEPLWR comes from the coding sequence GTGAGCTCGTTCTGGTGCGAGCGTGCCTGGCTGCCGTCAGGTGTCGCGGACGGCGTCCGCGTCACCGAATCAGGCGGCGTGATCACGGCTGTCGAGCGCCGCGAGCCCGGGGCCGACGACGTCCGGCTGCGCGGCCTGGTCCTGCCCGGCTTCGCCGACGCGCACTCGCACGCCTTCCACCGCGCGCTGCGCGGCCGCACCGCCGCCGGCTCCGGCACCTTCTGGACCTGGCGGGAGGCGATGTACCGGGTCGCCGCGCGGCTGGACCCGGACTCCTACCTCGCGCTGGCCCGGGCCGCGTTCGCCGAGCTCGCCCTGGCCGGGATCACCTGCGTCGGCGAGTTCTCCTACCTGCACCACGACCCGGCCGGCCGCCCCTACGCCGACCCGAACGCGATGTCCGAGGCGCTGGTCCAGGCGGCGGCCGAGGCGGGGATCCGGTTGACCCTGCTCGACACCGTCTACCTGGCCGGCGGGCTCTCGGGCGAGGGGCACCTGCCGTTGGACGACGTCCAGCGCCGGTTCTCCGACGGCTCCGTGGCCGCCTGGGCGGCCCGGGTCGCCGCGCTGCCGGCCCGCCCCGGGCTGCTGATCGGCGCCGCCGTCCACTCGGTGCGGGCGGTGCCGGCGGGCGCTCTGGCCGACGTGGTCGAGGCCGCGGCCGGCGGGCCGCTGCACGTGCACCTGTCCGAGCAACCGGCCGAGAACGAGGCCGCCCGGGCGTTCTACGGGTGCACGCCGACCGGGCTGCTGGCCGAGCACGGCGTGCTCGGGCCGGGCACCACCGCGGTGCACGCCACCCACCTGACCGACGGCGACCTGGCGTTGCTCGGCGGCTCGGGCACCGCGGTCTGCGCTTGCCCGAGCACCGAGGCGGAGCTCGCCGACGGGATCGGGCCGTTCGGGCGGCTCCGCGACGCCGGTTCGCCGCTCTGCGTGGGCTCGGACTCGCACGCACAGGCCGACCTGCTGGCCGAGGCCCGGTCGCTCGAGTCGTACTCGCGGCTGGCCACCGGCGCCCGCGGCACCTTCGGGCCCGGCGAGCTGGTCGACGCGCTCACCGGCGCGGGCCACCGGGCGCTCGGCTGGACCGACGCCGGGCGGCTCGCGGTCGGCTGCCGCGCGGACCTCGTCGCCGTCGCGACCGACTCGCCGCGGACCGCCGGGGTCGCGCCCGACCAGCTGGTGCTCGCCGCGACCGCGGCCGACGTGACCACCGTCGTCGCCGACGGGCGGGTCGTGGTCGACGAGGGCCGGCACGTGCTGGGCGACGTCGGCACGCTGCTGCGCAAGGCGGTGGAGCCGCTGTGGCGGTGA
- a CDS encoding allantoate amidohydrolase — protein MSSFPGMWDDLGDVGRAPSGGYRRFAWTREDGALREWFRGEAARRSMTVISDRVGNLWAWDGDPDADGPGLVLGSHLDSVPDGGAFDGPLGIVSAFAAVDLLRSDGHRPERPLGIACFADEEGARFGVACAGSKLLTGDLDADRARALTDADGTTMAEAMAAAGVDPGSVGRDDEALARIGTYVELHVEQGRWLVDGDAAVGVATGIRPHGRWRLDLRGRADHAGTTRLEDRRDPMLDLAALVQTAREAARRHDVVATVGKLVVRPNAVNAIPSEVTAWLDARGLPVSAVRELVAEVGAAAGVDPVEESWVPPTTFEAGLRDRVAAAAGGDAGPAPLLDTGAGHDAGILAAAGVPAAMLFVRNPTGISHSPAEHAEADDCLAGVHALARVVRELA, from the coding sequence ATGAGCTCCTTCCCCGGCATGTGGGACGACCTCGGGGACGTCGGCCGGGCGCCGTCCGGCGGCTACCGGAGGTTCGCCTGGACCCGGGAGGACGGCGCGCTGCGCGAGTGGTTCCGCGGCGAGGCCGCGCGCCGCTCGATGACGGTGATCTCCGACCGGGTCGGCAACCTCTGGGCCTGGGACGGCGACCCGGACGCCGACGGCCCCGGCCTGGTGCTCGGCAGCCACCTCGACTCGGTGCCCGACGGCGGCGCCTTCGACGGGCCGCTCGGCATCGTGTCCGCGTTCGCGGCGGTCGACCTGCTGCGCTCGGACGGTCATCGCCCGGAGCGGCCGCTCGGGATCGCCTGCTTCGCCGACGAGGAGGGCGCGCGCTTCGGCGTCGCCTGCGCCGGCTCCAAGCTGCTCACCGGCGACCTCGACGCCGACCGGGCACGCGCCCTGACCGACGCCGACGGCACGACCATGGCCGAGGCGATGGCCGCGGCCGGCGTCGACCCGGGCTCCGTCGGCCGGGACGACGAGGCCCTGGCCCGGATCGGCACGTACGTCGAGCTGCACGTCGAGCAGGGCCGCTGGCTGGTGGACGGCGACGCGGCGGTCGGCGTGGCGACCGGGATCAGGCCGCACGGGCGGTGGCGGCTGGACCTGCGCGGGCGGGCCGACCACGCCGGCACGACCCGGCTCGAGGACCGCCGCGACCCGATGCTGGACCTGGCCGCGCTCGTGCAGACCGCGCGCGAGGCCGCGCGGCGGCACGACGTCGTCGCCACCGTCGGCAAGCTGGTGGTCCGGCCGAACGCGGTCAACGCCATCCCGTCGGAGGTCACCGCCTGGCTGGACGCCCGCGGGCTGCCCGTGTCGGCGGTGCGCGAGCTGGTCGCCGAGGTGGGTGCGGCGGCCGGGGTCGACCCGGTCGAGGAGTCGTGGGTGCCGCCGACGACGTTCGAGGCCGGGCTGCGCGACCGGGTGGCGGCGGCCGCCGGCGGCGACGCCGGGCCGGCGCCGCTGCTGGACACCGGCGCCGGGCACGACGCCGGCATCCTCGCCGCGGCCGGGGTGCCCGCCGCGATGCTGTTCGTGCGCAACCCGACCGGGATCTCGCACTCTCCGGCCGAGCACGCCGAGGCCGACGACTGCCTCGCCGGGGTCCACGCCCTGGCCCGGGTGGTCCGGGAGCTCGCGTGA
- the hutU gene encoding urocanate hydratase: protein MDGARPVRAPRGTTLTAKSWQTEAPLRMLQNNLDPDVAERPDDLVVYGGTGRAARDWRSFDAMVRTLTDLEADETMLVQSGRPVGVLRTHEWAPRVLIANSNLVPDWATWPEFRRLEHLGLTMYGQMTAGSWIYIGTQGILQGTYETFAAVAAKRFGGTLAGTLTLTGGCGGMGGAQPLAVTLNGGVCLVVDVDRARLVRRVTTRYLDEVADDLDDAVARCLSAKKDRRALSVGLVGNCAAVLPELLRRGVEVDVVTDQTSAHDPLSYLPEGVDLGDWSDYAEKKPEEFTDRARASMARHVEAMVGFLDAGAEVFDYGNSIRDEARQGGFERAFAFPGFVPAYIRPLFCEGKGPFRWAALSGDPADIAATDRAVLDLFPDDDHLQRWIRAAGEKVAFQGLPARICWLGYGERDAAGLRFNEMVASGELSAPIVIGRDHLDAGSVASPYRETEGMADGSDAIADWPLLNALVNTASGATWVSIHHGGGVGIGRSVHAGQVSVADGTPLAAQKLERVLRNDPGMGVIRHVDAGYDLATQVAEERGVRVPMSEGA from the coding sequence ATGGACGGCGCCCGACCGGTGCGCGCCCCGCGCGGCACCACGCTCACCGCGAAGAGCTGGCAGACCGAGGCCCCGCTGCGGATGCTGCAGAACAACCTCGACCCGGACGTCGCCGAGCGCCCCGACGACCTGGTCGTCTACGGCGGCACCGGGCGGGCGGCGCGGGACTGGCGCAGCTTCGACGCCATGGTCCGCACGCTGACCGACCTCGAGGCCGACGAGACGATGCTCGTGCAGTCCGGCCGGCCGGTCGGCGTGCTGCGCACCCACGAGTGGGCGCCGCGGGTGCTCATCGCCAACTCCAACCTGGTGCCCGACTGGGCCACCTGGCCGGAGTTCCGCCGGCTGGAGCACCTCGGCCTGACCATGTACGGGCAGATGACCGCCGGCTCGTGGATCTACATCGGGACGCAGGGGATCCTGCAGGGCACCTACGAGACGTTCGCCGCGGTCGCCGCGAAGCGGTTCGGCGGCACGCTCGCCGGGACGCTCACGCTCACCGGCGGCTGCGGCGGGATGGGCGGGGCGCAGCCGCTGGCCGTCACGCTGAACGGTGGCGTGTGCCTGGTGGTCGACGTCGACCGCGCCCGGCTGGTGCGGCGCGTCACCACCCGCTACCTCGACGAGGTGGCCGACGACCTGGACGACGCCGTCGCGCGCTGCCTGTCCGCCAAGAAGGACCGCCGCGCGCTGTCGGTCGGGCTGGTCGGCAACTGCGCCGCCGTCCTCCCGGAACTGCTGCGCCGCGGGGTGGAGGTCGACGTCGTCACCGACCAGACCTCCGCGCACGACCCGCTGTCCTACCTGCCCGAGGGCGTCGACCTCGGCGACTGGTCGGACTACGCGGAGAAGAAGCCCGAGGAGTTCACCGACCGGGCCCGGGCCTCGATGGCCAGGCACGTCGAGGCGATGGTCGGCTTCCTCGACGCCGGCGCCGAGGTGTTCGACTACGGCAACTCGATCCGCGACGAGGCGCGGCAGGGCGGGTTCGAGCGCGCGTTCGCCTTCCCCGGCTTCGTGCCCGCCTACATCCGCCCGCTGTTCTGCGAGGGCAAGGGCCCGTTCCGGTGGGCGGCGCTGTCCGGCGACCCGGCCGACATCGCGGCGACCGACCGCGCCGTCCTCGACCTGTTCCCCGACGACGACCACCTGCAGCGCTGGATCCGGGCGGCAGGGGAGAAGGTCGCGTTCCAGGGGCTGCCGGCCCGCATCTGCTGGCTCGGCTACGGCGAGCGCGACGCCGCCGGGCTGCGGTTCAACGAGATGGTGGCCTCCGGCGAGCTCAGCGCGCCGATCGTCATCGGCCGCGACCACCTCGACGCCGGCTCGGTCGCCTCTCCGTACCGCGAGACCGAGGGCATGGCCGACGGCTCGGACGCGATCGCCGACTGGCCGCTGCTCAACGCCCTGGTCAACACCGCCTCCGGCGCGACGTGGGTGTCGATCCACCACGGCGGCGGCGTGGGCATCGGCCGGTCGGTCCACGCCGGGCAGGTCAGCGTCGCCGACGGCACGCCGCTGGCCGCGCAGAAGCTCGAGCGCGTGCTGCGCAACGATCCGGGCATGGGCGTGATCCGGCACGTGGACGCGGGCTACGACCTCGCGACGCAGGTGGCAGAGGAACGGGGTGTGCGGGTGCCGATGAGCGAGGGCGCATGA
- the hutH gene encoding histidine ammonia-lyase, with product MSTTVVVGAGPLSPEDVVRVAREGAGVRLGGDALAALAESRKVVDALADDPVPHYGISTGFGALATTHIPADRRAQLQRSLIRSHAAGAGPEVEREVVRALMLLRLSTLATGRTGARPETALAYAALLDAGITPVVHEYGSLGCSGDLAPLAHVALALMGEGDVRDASGRLLPAAEALAAAGLAPVQLAEKEGLALVNGTDGMLGMLLLALADLRRLLAVADVAAAMSVEALLGTDAVFAADLQRLRPHPGQAASAANLRALLAGSGIMASHRGPECTRVQDAYSLRCAPQVHGAARDTVDHAASVAERELAAAIDNPVVTVDGRVESNGNFHGAPVGYVLDFLAIAVADVAGMSERRTDRFLDKARSNGLPPFLAAEPGVDSGLMIAQYTAAGIVSELKRLAVPASVDSIPSSAMQEDHVSMGWAAARKLRRAVDGLARVLAVEVLTAARAIDLRAPLAPSPATGAVRDAVRAAGVAGPGPDAHLAPDLETVTTLVRDGGLLAAVPVDLQ from the coding sequence ATGAGCACCACGGTGGTCGTCGGCGCCGGTCCGCTGTCGCCCGAGGACGTCGTCCGGGTCGCCCGTGAGGGGGCGGGGGTCCGCCTGGGCGGCGACGCGCTGGCCGCGCTCGCCGAGAGCCGCAAGGTCGTCGACGCCCTGGCCGACGACCCGGTGCCGCACTACGGCATCTCGACCGGCTTCGGCGCGCTGGCCACCACGCACATCCCGGCCGACCGCCGGGCCCAGCTGCAGCGCAGCCTGATCCGCTCGCACGCCGCCGGCGCCGGCCCGGAGGTCGAGCGCGAGGTCGTGCGCGCGCTCATGCTGCTGCGCCTGTCCACCCTGGCGACCGGCCGCACCGGCGCCCGCCCCGAGACCGCGCTCGCCTACGCCGCGCTGCTCGACGCCGGGATCACCCCCGTGGTGCACGAGTACGGCTCGCTCGGCTGTTCCGGGGACCTGGCGCCGCTGGCCCACGTCGCGCTGGCGCTGATGGGGGAGGGCGACGTCCGCGACGCCTCCGGCCGGCTGCTGCCCGCCGCCGAGGCGCTGGCCGCCGCCGGGCTCGCGCCGGTGCAGCTGGCCGAGAAGGAGGGGCTGGCACTGGTCAACGGCACCGACGGCATGCTCGGCATGCTGCTGCTGGCGCTCGCGGACCTCCGCCGGCTGCTCGCCGTCGCCGACGTCGCGGCCGCGATGAGCGTCGAGGCGCTGCTGGGCACCGACGCCGTCTTCGCCGCCGACCTGCAGCGGCTGCGCCCGCACCCCGGTCAGGCGGCCTCGGCGGCCAACCTGCGTGCGCTGCTGGCCGGCAGCGGGATCATGGCCAGCCATCGCGGGCCGGAGTGCACCCGCGTGCAGGACGCCTACTCGCTGCGCTGCGCACCCCAGGTGCACGGCGCCGCCCGCGACACCGTCGACCACGCTGCGTCGGTCGCCGAGCGGGAGCTGGCCGCGGCGATCGACAACCCGGTGGTCACCGTCGACGGGCGGGTGGAGTCCAACGGCAACTTCCACGGCGCGCCCGTCGGCTACGTGCTCGACTTCCTGGCGATCGCCGTCGCCGACGTGGCCGGCATGAGCGAGCGGCGCACCGACCGGTTCCTCGACAAGGCCCGCAGCAACGGGCTGCCGCCGTTCCTCGCCGCCGAGCCCGGTGTCGACTCCGGCCTGATGATCGCCCAGTACACGGCGGCCGGGATCGTCAGCGAGCTCAAGCGGCTCGCCGTCCCGGCCAGCGTCGACTCCATCCCCTCCTCGGCCATGCAGGAGGACCACGTCTCGATGGGCTGGGCCGCCGCCCGCAAGCTGCGCCGCGCCGTCGACGGCCTGGCCCGCGTGCTCGCCGTCGAGGTGCTGACCGCCGCCCGCGCGATCGACCTGCGCGCCCCGCTGGCGCCCTCGCCAGCCACCGGTGCGGTGCGGGACGCCGTCCGCGCGGCCGGCGTCGCCGGCCCGGGACCCGACGCCCACCTCGCTCCCGACCTCGAGACCGTCACCACCCTCGTCCGGGACGGCGGCCTGCTCGCCGCCGTCCCGGTGGACCTGCAGTGA
- a CDS encoding IclR family transcriptional regulator, whose protein sequence is MESLRRARPGVPAARQALDLLQALARAPGPVPAAALARDLGLPRSTTYALLGELEGAGFVVHLPEERRYGLGVGAFEIGTAYLRQEPLARLARPVLGRLVEAVGQSAHLAVLHGREVLYVVEERAPGRPRLVTDVGVRLPAQLTASGRAVLAGLSAAQVRALFPDASAFVDRHGAGPRTPTQLGRLLATARAAGYATEDGEVTPGLASVAAAVHDHTGHPVAGAAVTFPAGDVDEAARRQLARRVTAAAGELTRRIGGLAP, encoded by the coding sequence GTGGAGAGCCTCCGCCGGGCGCGACCCGGCGTGCCGGCCGCGCGGCAGGCGCTGGACCTGCTGCAGGCGCTGGCCCGTGCGCCCGGGCCGGTGCCGGCGGCCGCGCTGGCCCGCGACCTCGGGCTCCCGCGCTCCACGACCTACGCCCTGCTGGGCGAGCTGGAGGGCGCGGGCTTCGTCGTCCACCTGCCCGAGGAGCGCCGCTACGGCCTCGGGGTGGGTGCGTTCGAGATCGGGACGGCGTACCTGCGCCAGGAGCCGCTCGCCCGCCTGGCCCGCCCGGTGCTCGGGCGGCTGGTCGAGGCGGTCGGACAGTCGGCGCACCTGGCGGTGCTGCACGGGCGGGAGGTGCTCTACGTCGTCGAGGAGCGGGCGCCGGGCCGGCCGCGGCTGGTCACCGACGTCGGCGTCCGGCTGCCCGCGCAGCTGACCGCGAGCGGGCGGGCGGTGCTGGCCGGGCTCTCGGCCGCGCAGGTGCGCGCGCTGTTCCCCGACGCGTCGGCGTTCGTCGACCGGCACGGCGCCGGACCGCGCACGCCGACCCAGCTCGGCCGGCTGCTCGCCACCGCCCGGGCCGCCGGCTACGCCACCGAGGACGGCGAGGTCACCCCCGGCCTGGCCTCGGTCGCCGCCGCCGTGCACGACCACACCGGCCACCCGGTCGCGGGCGCGGCCGTCACGTTCCCGGCCGGGGACGTCGACGAGGCCGCCCGCCGGCAGCTGGCCCGCCGGGTGACCGCGGCCGCCGGCGAGCTGACCCGGCGGATCGGTGGCCTGGCGCCGTGA
- a CDS encoding GNAT family N-acetyltransferase, producing the protein MTHVEVRDATAERWDDVVAVFEGPGDPGRCWCQWFFRGGQADTEHAAGNRSALCDQVRGGPPPGVLGYLDGVPSGWAAVAARPGYTRLTNGQLLRGAEDLEDPAVWSVTCFVVRRPARRSGLASALLAGAVDLARRGGASEVEGYPVDLAVRGRTSAAELYHGPLSVFLRAGFTEVARPQPARPVVRLRLG; encoded by the coding sequence GTGACCCACGTGGAGGTCCGGGACGCGACGGCCGAGCGCTGGGACGACGTCGTCGCCGTCTTCGAGGGGCCGGGCGATCCGGGGAGGTGCTGGTGCCAGTGGTTCTTCCGCGGAGGGCAGGCCGACACCGAGCACGCCGCGGGCAACCGGTCGGCCCTGTGCGACCAGGTGCGCGGCGGCCCACCGCCCGGCGTGCTCGGCTACCTCGACGGCGTGCCGAGCGGCTGGGCCGCCGTGGCCGCCCGGCCCGGCTACACCCGGCTGACCAACGGGCAGCTGCTGCGCGGAGCGGAGGACCTGGAGGACCCGGCGGTGTGGTCGGTGACCTGCTTCGTCGTCCGCCGCCCCGCCCGGCGCAGCGGGCTCGCGTCGGCCCTGCTGGCCGGCGCCGTCGACCTCGCCCGCCGCGGTGGGGCGAGCGAGGTCGAGGGCTATCCGGTCGACCTCGCCGTCCGGGGCCGGACCAGCGCGGCCGAGCTGTACCACGGACCGCTGTCGGTGTTCCTGCGTGCCGGGTTCACCGAGGTGGCCCGCCCGCAGCCGGCGCGGCCCGTCGTCCGGCTGCGGCTGGGCTGA
- a CDS encoding SDR family NAD(P)-dependent oxidoreductase, translating to MTTITRLTTPFDARSTAADVLAGVDLRGRRAIVTGAASGIGLETARALAGAGAEVTLAVRDQAAGQRAAREILESTGNPWLRVLPLDLTEPRSIRTFLDIWSGPLHALVLNAGVMAAPLRRTRQGYELQFATNHLGHFALATGLHPTLAGSEGARVVSVSSTAHLRSDVVLDDLHFRARPYDPWLAYGQSKTANVLFAVEAQRRWADHGITVNALNPGGIRTNLQRHLSTDELARMQVRAAEGPGWKTPQQGAATSALLAASPLVDGVGGRYFEDCNEAEPHREGTYSGVADYALDPESAARLWDVSRGLVG from the coding sequence ATGACCACCATCACCCGTCTCACCACCCCCTTCGACGCACGTTCCACCGCCGCCGACGTCCTCGCCGGCGTCGACCTCCGCGGCCGCCGCGCCATCGTCACCGGCGCCGCCTCCGGCATCGGCCTGGAGACCGCCCGTGCCCTCGCCGGGGCCGGCGCCGAGGTCACCCTCGCCGTCCGCGACCAGGCCGCCGGCCAGCGCGCCGCACGCGAGATCCTCGAGAGCACCGGCAACCCGTGGCTGCGGGTGCTGCCGCTCGACCTCACCGAGCCCCGCTCGATCAGGACCTTCCTCGACATCTGGAGCGGCCCGCTGCACGCGCTGGTGCTCAACGCCGGCGTCATGGCCGCCCCGCTGCGGCGCACCCGCCAGGGTTACGAGCTGCAGTTCGCCACCAACCACCTCGGCCACTTCGCGCTGGCCACCGGCCTGCACCCCACGCTGGCCGGCAGCGAGGGGGCGCGGGTCGTCTCCGTGAGCTCGACCGCGCACCTGCGGTCCGACGTCGTCCTCGACGACCTGCACTTCCGCGCCCGGCCCTACGACCCGTGGCTGGCCTACGGGCAGTCGAAGACGGCGAACGTGCTCTTCGCCGTCGAGGCGCAGCGGCGCTGGGCCGACCACGGGATCACCGTCAACGCCCTGAACCCGGGCGGGATCCGCACCAACCTCCAGCGCCACCTCTCCACCGACGAGCTGGCCCGGATGCAGGTCCGGGCGGCGGAGGGGCCGGGGTGGAAGACCCCGCAGCAGGGTGCGGCGACCTCGGCGCTGCTGGCCGCCTCGCCGCTGGTCGACGGCGTCGGCGGGCGCTACTTCGAGGACTGCAACGAGGCCGAGCCGCACCGCGAGGGCACCTACAGCGGCGTCGCGGACTACGCGCTCGACCCCGAGTCCGCCGCCCGCCTCTGGGACGTCTCCCGGGGGCTCGTCGGCTGA
- a CDS encoding TetR/AcrR family transcriptional regulator translates to MPPTGERTLRADAQRNRDRLLEVAARAFAAGDDPTLEAIAREAGVGIGTLYRHFPTREALVEAAYRNELARLCDAAADLLATTDPARALRLWMDRFVDYMTTKRGMKGALHAVVASGGNPFAHSRDRMVEALDVLLRAGAEAGTLRPDADATDLLAGLSGVSLAAGDPAQRAQAGRLLDLLVDGLRFGTRQSP, encoded by the coding sequence GTGCCGCCGACCGGAGAGCGGACGCTGCGCGCCGACGCGCAGCGCAACCGCGACCGCCTGCTGGAGGTCGCCGCCCGCGCGTTCGCCGCCGGGGACGACCCGACGCTGGAGGCGATCGCCCGCGAGGCAGGGGTCGGCATCGGGACGCTCTACCGCCACTTCCCCACCCGCGAGGCACTCGTCGAGGCGGCCTACCGCAACGAGCTGGCCCGCCTGTGCGACGCCGCCGCGGACCTGCTGGCCACGACGGACCCCGCCCGCGCGCTGCGGCTCTGGATGGACCGCTTCGTCGACTACATGACCACCAAGCGCGGCATGAAGGGGGCGCTGCACGCGGTCGTGGCCTCGGGGGGCAACCCCTTCGCGCACAGCCGCGATCGCATGGTGGAGGCCCTCGACGTGCTGCTCCGCGCCGGAGCGGAGGCAGGCACGCTCCGCCCGGACGCCGACGCGACCGACCTCCTGGCCGGCCTGTCCGGCGTCTCCCTGGCCGCCGGCGATCCGGCGCAGCGGGCCCAGGCGGGCCGCCTGCTCGACCTCCTCGTCGACGGCCTGCGGTTCGGCACCCGGCAGTCCCCCTGA
- a CDS encoding MEDS domain-containing protein, whose amino-acid sequence MRAAGLLTDPAGAVQADHVCWVYDDDEDFVDVARRYLEEGLARGERLLYVGEPHPADLATDDGPLADVEALIARGTLQVLDLRAGYEGSGSFTPAVQLAFYETATADARAAGYTGLCVVAEISGLAADRERRPALVRWEHLADDFMASGSGMRALCAYRSELGRQALTDVASVHPLVHDAAGGPPFRAWFEGEAITLAGALDTFGADRLERVLTGTHVARPTVTLDLSQVEFVDVGGARAIARWARLLQERGSVLELAGTSRVFRRMWRICDFDACAEVSFREPPT is encoded by the coding sequence GTGCGTGCCGCCGGACTGCTGACCGACCCTGCGGGGGCGGTCCAGGCCGACCACGTGTGCTGGGTCTACGACGACGACGAGGACTTCGTCGACGTCGCCCGCCGCTACCTCGAGGAAGGCCTGGCCCGCGGCGAGCGGCTGCTCTACGTCGGCGAGCCGCATCCCGCCGACCTGGCCACCGACGACGGCCCGCTGGCCGACGTCGAGGCGCTGATCGCCCGCGGCACGCTGCAGGTGCTCGACCTGCGGGCGGGGTACGAGGGGTCGGGCTCCTTCACGCCCGCCGTGCAGCTCGCCTTCTACGAGACCGCCACCGCCGACGCGCGCGCCGCGGGCTACACGGGGCTGTGCGTCGTCGCCGAGATCAGCGGCCTGGCCGCCGACCGCGAACGCCGGCCGGCCCTGGTCCGCTGGGAGCACCTGGCCGACGACTTCATGGCCTCCGGCTCGGGCATGCGGGCCCTCTGCGCCTACCGCAGCGAGCTGGGCCGCCAGGCGCTCACCGACGTCGCGTCGGTGCACCCCCTGGTGCACGACGCCGCCGGCGGGCCGCCGTTCCGCGCCTGGTTCGAGGGCGAGGCGATCACGCTCGCCGGCGCTCTGGACACCTTCGGCGCCGACCGGCTCGAGCGGGTGCTCACCGGCACGCACGTCGCCCGGCCGACCGTGACGCTCGACCTCTCGCAGGTCGAGTTCGTCGACGTCGGCGGCGCCCGGGCGATCGCCCGCTGGGCACGCCTGCTGCAGGAGCGCGGCTCGGTGCTGGAGCTGGCCGGTACGTCCCGGGTGTTCCGCAGGATGTGGCGGATCTGCGACTTCGACGCCTGCGCCGAGGTGTCGTTCCGGGAGCCGCCTACGTGA
- a CDS encoding anti-sigma factor RsbA family regulatory protein yields MTVALPGFEHDALFYRDDAEFTCRVGGFVRAGVAGGEVVAVALPRPRLDQLRDALGGDATTVTWLDMAEIGANPARIIDVWTTTLRASLAAGRPLRGVGEPAYVGRRPAELVECTLHERLLGRAFGDGPAWRLVCPYDEQHLPPEVIAGARRTHAGPGTDAEHRAAFAAPLPPPSGAVLRGEFSAVDVPAVRRTVRHWAASLHLPADGVEALELASAELAANSVRHGGGSGSVAMWTEDGAAVLEFTDPGTIDEPLTGRLRPAAEDDGGHGLYLVNQLCDLVQLRSSPTGTTVRVLTWL; encoded by the coding sequence GTGACCGTGGCTCTCCCCGGCTTCGAGCACGACGCGCTCTTCTACCGCGACGACGCGGAGTTCACCTGCCGCGTCGGCGGCTTCGTGCGGGCCGGGGTGGCCGGCGGCGAGGTGGTCGCGGTGGCCCTCCCCCGGCCCCGCCTGGACCAGCTGCGGGATGCCCTCGGCGGCGACGCGACCACGGTCACCTGGCTGGACATGGCCGAGATCGGTGCCAACCCGGCCCGGATCATCGACGTCTGGACGACGACGCTGCGCGCGAGCCTGGCCGCCGGACGGCCGCTGCGCGGGGTCGGCGAGCCGGCGTACGTCGGCCGCCGGCCGGCCGAGCTGGTCGAGTGCACGCTGCACGAGCGGCTGCTCGGCCGCGCGTTCGGCGACGGCCCGGCCTGGCGGCTGGTCTGCCCGTACGACGAGCAGCACCTGCCGCCGGAGGTGATCGCCGGGGCACGCCGGACCCATGCCGGCCCGGGCACGGACGCCGAGCACCGGGCGGCGTTCGCCGCGCCGCTGCCGCCGCCGTCGGGTGCGGTGCTGCGCGGCGAGTTCTCCGCCGTCGACGTCCCCGCCGTCCGGCGGACCGTCCGGCACTGGGCCGCGTCGCTGCACCTGCCGGCCGACGGGGTGGAGGCGCTGGAGCTGGCGAGCGCCGAGCTGGCGGCCAACAGCGTCCGCCACGGCGGAGGGTCCGGTTCGGTCGCGATGTGGACCGAGGACGGCGCCGCCGTCCTGGAGTTCACCGATCCCGGGACGATCGACGAGCCGCTCACCGGCCGGCTGCGCCCGGCGGCCGAGGACGACGGCGGCCACGGCCTCTACCTGGTCAACCAGCTCTGCGACCTGGTCCAGCTGCGCTCCTCCCCCACCGGGACGACGGTGCGCGTGCTCACCTGGCTGTGA